GAATGAACAGTCGTAATGCATCCTCTAGTTATAGAATTAAGATAAAAGCAATGTCGCGAAAAAACCAATTCAATGGCGTCTTCTAGTCTTCAAGTAAACGCTAGTAAGATAGCGTCAGGTTAGACGAAATTAGATCGTTAAAAGTTGGAGTTTAGTGTGCGGCGATACAATAAAGAACATTACAGAACTTATAAAGGCGTTCATAGAAAGCTGGTTTCTTCAGGCCATCCAGTGGTTAcaattatcttatcttcgAAGATGAAGCTTTGTGTTGTTTTGTCCTTCATCGTTGCTGTTGGAATTACCGGCGTAACTGCGCATGTAGCGTGAGTCTGACTCTTGTTAGAAATTTAGAATATGCCCATGTCAAACCATTTGATTGAAGGGACGACACCGATGACACGGAGCTCTTCGCTCGTACATGGGGAACCGGTAAGCATAATGATATCGCGATAATATTATATTCTCACGTCCGAGAAAATGACTCGACAGGGAAGTGGACGATGGACGACGATCTCTACCACAGGACCGTCAAGCCGCATTTCTTGTCTGTTTTCAAAGGGATGCCCAGCTTCACCGGTCTGTGCGGCTCAAACCCCGACTTTTTCATCGAGAAAGACGGGACCGTCTACCCGAGTGCTGTGGAAAGCAAGGCAAAGAAGCTGGGGAAATGCACCAAGGTGACTTGAGGTTTTCATTGCAAGTTCTGATCTGATAGGATGTTAGTCTAAATACAACGCTGATATGAGCGAGTACCTTACGGAGCTGTTGCAACACAACGAATAGATGTCGATTAGGTTAATCTATGAATTTCTTGATTGTGTATTGCAAGTGAGAAAGTTGATGTGGAGTGAAGAGTTGATTACATAATAGCAGGACAAGTTGCAAGCAACGAGTGTGATGATCGTTGGACGTGCACCTGGACAACACCGTCAATGGGCTGGCTTTCCTCTTTGTTCTCAAACGACTCCTCCCAGCGCTCCCGGAAGAGCCAGGCTTTCACCTCCACCCACGATGCCTTTTCTCTACCCACCTCTTCCCCCGTATTCAACCCTCACCCAGACGCTTTCAATCCAGACACCCTAGTCTCCCCCTCGCCCCTCTCTGCGCGCACACCCACCGCGTATACGTATCCACCCCAGGGCACAATAGGCTATGGATATGCACCTCCTTCGTAAGTCTTCTACCCTGGCGCGGTTGTGTGCAGTGACTTCATTCTTTGAGACATAGCTCCGCCTTTGGTCCCCGACCCGCATCGTCATCTTTGCTGCCCACACATATGGACCAACTGCATACCCCTCTTACTTCAAGTCAGGGATACCCACCCTTGTCTAAAACCTGGGCACGCATCCGCTCCTGGCTGAACAGGGAGTACCCCGAGCTTGGGGACACGCTAAACTACGGCATCCTGCCTCAGGAACTGGCGGAAATCGAAATGCAGTTCGGCTTCGCGCTGCCTTCCGTCGTGCGCGAGTCGTATCTCTGTGTAGATGGCCAGGAGGCCGAATCAGCGGCTGGATGCTCAGAGGGGCTGTTCTTCGGATTGACACTTTTGCCTTTGGAGAGCGTGTTGGAGGAGTGGAGATTTTGGCGAGAAGTAGACAATGATCCCAGCACAGGTGCAAACGATGCACTGCGCCAATCCATGCAGTCAATACCCCCCGACTGGATACGCAGAGAATATTCGCAACGCGGTTGGATCCCCCTCGTTGCCGATAAAGCAGGTAATTATCTCGGCATCGACCTCAATCCTGCCGAGCAAGGCCAAGTCGGTCAGGTCATTGTGTTCGGACGGGATTTCGATACCAAGGTCGTTCTCTGGAATGGCGATGGTCTTACTGGATGGGCGAAATGGCTAGCAGCATTTGCAGAAGAACTTGAGAGTGGTGAAGGATTTGAGATCGGGGCAACAGATGCCAGTGAAGGAAGTGAGGATGAAGTGGGCtatgaaagctatttttACGATGGTCATGGTCGGGGACAAGGAGACGGAGGTGGAGATACTGGTTCTGGGGGTGGTCTACGTTACACCGGTGAATATCGTGGTTGGAACGTGTTGGAAGCATGGGCGGATCGGAGTCTGCGAAGATGGCATGAAGCCGGTGTCATCTCAGCGGATATAATGGCGCCTGTCGCAGAGGACGTTAGAAGGGCGAGTCCTTTTTAATTCGCTCTTGATCAAGTCTAATTCTATGGTAAACAGGATGATAGACAAGAGCTAGACATAGTCGAGCTCAGTATGCAAGGGCCTGGTGCCGTTGAAGTCGCTATCCCTGTCCTCACAGAGACTTCTGAGGCAATTCCCCGTCCTACACCTGAAGCTCTCGGTCATCATTCTGGCCAAGCAGGCCCTTCTAATCGTACAGAACCGGTCCCAACTATCTCAGTTACTAAACCTCCTGCACCCCTACCTGTTACTCTTCCAACTGCTTCAGACATCGCACCACTACCCTCACCTCCTAATTCTGCCCATTCTTCCCTAGAAGATTTAGAGTCGGGACGTATCAACGGACTACACGGTTATTCAGAAGATGTCGGCCTAGTAAGCTCTACAAGAAGAGTGGGCAAATCAAAATCCCCTATTCGACGCGAAACATCAGAAACTACTGGTTCTGCTCTTCCTTtgtcatcatcaccaccacttCTGCCATCTACACCTCCTAAAACGGCTTCCCCACCACCAATTATCCCTGATCTTCTCGCTGACCTAAGTCCTGAACTATCAACACAATCTTTTAAACCATTGTCAGAAGTTTATTCAGAAGAACTGTCGAAGGCATCAGAAATGAAGTTGGATGCTGCTGAAGTCACAccggaggaggagaaagaacTGGACACCACGATCAGATTAGTTGGCGGAGGAGGACAGTCTGGAATTGTCAACCAAAATTCTATCGTCTCTTCTCCTGTGGAGGAAGTGGTAGAGCCTGTTCCTGACAGTGATGTAGTCTCCGTAAACTCGGTCACCTCGCCTGAAGTCGAGGCtaagaagggagaaaagaaacacaaaaaGAACAAGAGCAGTCTAGCTAATCTCAAACGATTAAGCCACCTTGGGAACAAGAAGAAATCCGATTCAACAACCAACTTGAACGAACTAGTTTCTCCCTAATAGCTTTCGGGCGAAATtgcatttctttttcatttcttaaatttttattttttctttcatttctatCCATATGCTTGGTTTTTGTCAACGGGGTTGTTTCTTTGGCAAGAAGTGTTTTCACACTCGTCACTTGTTTAATTTTCGAACGTTGGACAACGATTTAGTCACCTCTGCATCATCCTCATTAGTACAGCTCGTTAATCACTCAAGGCCATATTTCATTCGTGTACgctttgcattttttgatTTCTCGTATACCCCTACCCAATTAAACACCTCAAGTTGCTTTCCTTCCTATGACAGACCAATGCCAGTCTTCTAATATACAGCTTTCAAAGTCGTAAAGGGGTCGCATGATTGATCACGTGACATTGATAGGTGTAAAGTCGCGTGTTCATTGTTCGGTTGATTTTGGGACTTGTCAGAGTAAAAGTTCAAGTTCTTTCAACATTTACGACCTACCCGCTCGTTCGCGGGTTTCCCTCCAACGATGGATACCCTTATCTCTCTTATGAACCATCCTTACCTGACCATGAAGTTGGGTCTGAATGCCGAATCGAAACGAAACATTGACGCGATTTATCCTATAACTCTATTCTTTGCCTTTGGCATTTATCTTGTCTACGAACGCTATCAACAAACACATAACAGCCCTGTACCATTCGAATGCAAGTTTCCAGAGGTACGTTGCGAAGTATCATTAATGACTATGTGGGCACTGAGCCGTGCACGTAGCCTGCCGATCCTACTTGGGACTCTCTGCAAATCCAGAACCCGCATCTAGAGAGTCACCTCGAGCACCCTGAAATCATGCCTCCCATGCATGTCCCCGAGCGCCGCTGGATTACGTCCTTTGACCCATCCAACGGACTGCACATCGGCACATTCCTTGCGGACAACGCAGCTGAAATAAATGCCAAGATCGTACGCGCAGAGAACGCGCAAAAGAAGTGGAAAAACACGACTTTCCAGCAGCGCCGGCGCGTCGTTCGAAGCTTGCTTAAGTGGCTTGTCGATAATCAGGATACATGTGCGCGTGTGGCTTGTCGCGATACCGGTAAAACATGTAAGTTTTTGGGTGTTTGCTTCTTTTTGGTAGCCTGCGCGTGTTAATCTTAACCTGATGTTAAATACGTGCAGTGATCGATGCTGCGTTGGGTGAAATCCTAACGACGTGCTCGAAGATGGAATGGATTATTGAAAATGGGGAAAGGGCTTTACGACCGGAAACAAGAAGGACTAACTTGATGCTGTCATATAAAAAATCTCAAGTCATTTATGAACCTCTGGGAGTGGTCGCAGCCATTGTATCTTGGAACTACCGTAAGTGAATTTACCATGGATTCTTCAATAGGCTGCTAACCACTTCCGAACGCGCAGCATTGCACAATGCATGGTCTCCTATTTTGGCTGCCATCTTTGCGGGCAATGGTGTTGTACTCAAGTGCTCTGAACATGTCGTGTGGTCTACAACCTGGTTTGTAGCAGCTATCACAGACTGCCTCAAAGCTTGCGGACATGATGGCGATCTTATTCAAGTTGTTTGCTGCTACCCCGAACAAGCCGACGCCCTTACGCAGTCCCCAACAATCAAACACATCACATTTATCGGTTCTGAAACTGTTGGAAGAAAGGTGACATAGTTGGTTCGTACAGCAGACGATTGATTAATGCTTTTAAAAAATACACGTAGGTTGCAGTGGCTGCCACCAAGCACCTAACTCCAGTTACCCTCGAACTCGGTGGAAAGGACCCAGCTGTCATCTTACCTAAAACTGATCTCAACAAATGGGCAAGCATATGGCTGCGTGGTGTCTAGTAAGTTTCATTTGCTTCATCGTGCTCTTTATTTTTAAGCAACAAGTACAGTCAGAACATGGGTCAGAACTGCATCGGTATCGAGCGGCTCATTGTGCACGTAGACCAATACGATGAGCTATTCGAAATTTTCTCCCAACGCGTCAACAAAATGCGTCTCGGCTCCGTCATGTCGACTGTCCAGGCTGGCTATGTGAACACAGTGGAAGGCGGTGCAATGATTAACGGCGACAGATTCCGGGGCATTGAAAAACTCATCAAAGATGCGAATGAAGGAAATGCCTATGTTATTGGTGGTTCAGAGTACAAACACCCTCTCCTTGAGCATGGCTATTACTTTGAGCCTACGGTGGTTGGTCCTGTGGATGTGACCATGGACATAGCCAACCAGGAATGTAGGTTTCCCGTTTATCTTTGTTATATGGTCATGATCATTGACTAGCAATTCAGTGTTTGCCCCGATCGCACTTCTGATGCCTTATGAAACGGTAGAGGAAGCCATTGAAATTGCAAACGGAACTCGCTATGGCCTTGGTGCTAGTGTATTTGGCCCTGACCAGGAAGACTGTCTGAAAGTTGCCAAACAACTAGAATGCGGAATGGTGTCCATCAACGACTTCGGTGTTTTCTATGTGAGCATAATTCTTTGCTTTCTATCCTTTAGCAAGCGTAATCTAACCTATTTTGTGATAGATCAAGTATGTTTATTAACCCAACCGTGACCATTATGCTGAATTATCTTCTTCTAGCCAAGACTTGCCTTTTGGAGGATCAAAAGCTAGCGGATATGGTCGTTTTGGTATTGACCTATTAATAGTTTTTTGTATGCTTTATTAATGAAAATTGCTTTCTAGGTGGACCCGAAGGACTGCGCTCATTGACAAATCCCAAGGCGATCATCACTGACCGATGGCCATCTCTGGTGCAAACGAGCATTCCAAAAGTTCTCGATTATCCTCTTCGATCGTTGCGTTCCAGCTGGTACGTACGGTTCACAGTTCTCCCTTTCATTATCACCTGCTCAAACCCTTCATTCACCACTTTGCAGGGAATTCTCTGCTGGTCTAGTCCGCTTCCTGTACGGCTATGGGTGGCGCACCAGGATTGCTGGCCTTTTTACTGTTATTGGCGCTGCCCGACAGTAGTCGAACAATCTTCTAAGATCTTACAGACTCTGCTTTTGTCTATTTTTGTAGCTCTCGAACATTTTCCGCTTGCGTGCACTCGCTTCCATCTACCATTTTTCTGGATAGATTTGCTATTAATATACCTTTATACCTCTTTGTTTGTTATGGGAGACAAGCCATTGCTCACGTTGGAACGAATGCCAGAATTTAAATGTATTGCGATTGGTGGGTATCGTGGATTGTTAGGTGGAGACTATGTGAGTATGATACAGCAACGTCTAAAAAGCATGATCGAAAGCATGAATGGCTAAGAGTGAGAAAACAGagatggaaaagaaggaTCTGATGCGTCGTGATAATTATTATGCTAAATGTTCAACTTCTCGTGTTGGATGCTTTTCCGGTCGAAGCTTTCTTCCATATCACAAAATCATCCAAAAGTGTAGGCCACGCCTTAAAATGATGGTCACAAAAATAAGTGGGACGGAATACATTGGTGCCAATTGAATAGATATACTGACCCCGTCTGCTTCGTAATCTTCGAGTGATGGTGATACAGTTTCACAGAATTCTAACATCTTTAAAAGATAAGAAGAGAGTATAATCAATGACGCGTTCGATCCAAGAATCATGAGAAGCAACAAACCATGCTCCAAAGATCTTTGTTGGTAGCTTTGTACGTGCCCTTTTCCTATCATTCATCGTAAAATTGACGTGATGCAAGGAGTGAAAGAACAGAAATAACGACTCACTGTGATAAATTTGATAACATCCTCCATTATCGGGTACTTTGGAGCAAGAAGGACGGTCCAGAAAGCCATGGAAGTCTGAGAATCCAACATAAGCATGTTACACGCAAAGATAGAGGTGAGAAACTTCACCTCCATGTCTATGTTTTTGGATGTTCTATCATACGCCAGGTAGAGGGTCAATGTGATTATTGTCAAGACCATAAAAAGAATGCCGAAAACGCGTACTCTGGTTTGACAAGGGTAAACGAGAAGAGGTACAATTTCTGGAAGGCGGCCTTGACATTCGTAGAGTAGGCGAAATAAGACGCCCGGTCGTAATCTTGATTGTTAGATCCAAGAACAATTGGTGGTTTCCCTTGCATTAAAAGATCATCCAGTTCTGCAATAGCCGTGGAAATCTGTGAGATGGAAGAGGCTCTTTAATGGGAAAGATGTTGAACATTTAATGTACAGTGGAAGGGTGGAGAATACGCACTTGAGGGTACCA
This Psilocybe cubensis strain MGC-MH-2018 chromosome 3, whole genome shotgun sequence DNA region includes the following protein-coding sequences:
- a CDS encoding KNR4/SMI1-like protein 2 (KNR4/SMI1 homolog 2), giving the protein MGWLSSLFSNDSSQRSRKSQAFTSTHDAFSLPTSSPVFNPHPDAFNPDTLVSPSPLSARTPTAYTYPPQGTIGYGYAPPSSAFGPRPASSSLLPTHMDQLHTPLTSSQGYPPLSKTWARIRSWLNREYPELGDTLNYGILPQELAEIEMQFGFALPSVVRESYLCVDGQEAESAAGCSEGLFFGLTLLPLESVLEEWRFWREVDNDPSTGANDALRQSMQSIPPDWIRREYSQRGWIPLVADKAGNYLGIDLNPAEQGQVGQVIVFGRDFDTKVVLWNGDGLTGWAKWLAAFAEELESGEGFEIGATDASEGSEDEVGYESYFYDGHGRGQGDGGGDTGSGGGLRYTGEYRGWNVLEAWADRSLRRWHEAGVISADIMAPVAEDDDRQELDIVELSMQGPGAVEVAIPVLTETSEAIPRPTPEALGHHSGQAGPSNRTEPVPTISVTKPPAPLPVTLPTASDIAPLPSPPNSAHSSLEDLESGRINGLHGYSEDVGLVSSTRRVGKSKSPIRRETSETTGSALPLSSSPPLLPSTPPKTASPPPIIPDLLADLSPELSTQSFKPLSEVYSEELSKASEMKLDAAEVTPEEEKELDTTIRLVGGGGQSGIVNQNSIVSSPVEEVVEPVPDSDVVSVNSVTSPEVEAKKGEKKHKKNKSSLANLKRLSHLGNKKKSDSTTNLNELVSP
- a CDS encoding Putative aldehyde dehydrogenase-like protein C21C3; the protein is MDTLISLMNHPYLTMKLGLNAESKRNIDAIYPITLFFAFGIYLVYERYQQTHNSPVPFECKFPEPADPTWDSLQIQNPHLESHLEHPEIMPPMHVPERRWITSFDPSNGLHIGTFLADNAAEINAKIVRAENAQKKWKNTTFQQRRRVVRSLLKWLVDNQDTCARVACRDTGKTLIDAALGEILTTCSKMEWIIENGERALRPETRRTNLMLSYKKSQVIYEPLGVVAAIVSWNYPLHNAWSPILAAIFAGNGVVLKCSEHVVWSTTWFVAAITDCLKACGHDGDLIQVVCCYPEQADALTQSPTIKHITFIGSETVGRKVAVAATKHLTPVTLELGGKDPAVILPKTDLNKWASIWLRGVYQNMGQNCIGIERLIVHVDQYDELFEIFSQRVNKMRLGSVMSTVQAGYVNTVEGGAMINGDRFRGIEKLIKDANEGNAYVIGGSEYKHPLLEHGYYFEPTVVGPVDVTMDIANQELFAPIALLMPYETVEEAIEIANGTRYGLGASVFGPDQEDCLKVAKQLECGMVSINDFGGPEGLRSLTNPKAIITDRWPSLVQTSIPKVLDYPLRSLRSSWEFSAGLVRFLYGYGWRTRIAGLFTVIGAARQ